The following is a genomic window from Candidatus Kuenenbacteria bacterium.
CTTTAAATCATAAAAATGTTAAATCATTAAAACAAAAAAGAGATTTGTGTGCTAGTTTTCAGGAGGCCTGTGTAGATGTTCTCATCAATAAAACAATCAGGGCGGCAAAAGAATATAAAGTAAAGACAATATTGGTGGGTGGTGGTGTGGCGGCGAATAAAGAATTAAGAGAAAGATTGGAGAGAGAGGCTGGCGAATTGAAGGGAGTAAAATTATTGATACCAGAAATAAAGTATACTGGTGATAATGCGGCGATGATCGCTTTGGTAGGGTATTTTAGGACAATAAGAGCATTAAAGCGCAAAAGTATTAAAAAGGTAGACTGGGGGAAGGCAAAAGTGGATCCGAATATGGAGCTATAAATAAGAAGAATAATACCGTCGGTTATGTAACCGACGGTATTATTTTTTATAAAAGTTATATTTTATCGCGGAGTTTGAGATCGTAGATGATCGATTCTATTTTCTTGAGATTGGTGCCGATGATTTCTAGTTTGGTCCGAGTGGAATTATTTCTAGTGATACTCAAAGGAATAATCAAATCATAGATTTTGGAGACATAGTCGTGAATGGCTTTAACCTGTTTTTCGTTTTGATGGGCTAGCCGGACGAGTTCACCGGTCAGATCGGAGAGACCGCCGAGATAAGTGTCGGGCGTGACCTTGAGCGAGGTGGCAGTGGGCAGGGGTTTATTTTTTATATAATTGTAAAGTAGGACAGCCTCGACGTATTCTTCAAAACCGACATTGATGGCGGGGATGGCATAAAGATATGGATGGCGACCTAACTTTTTTTGAAGGACATCAAAGATTTTGTGCATTTCCGGTAAGTTTTTGACCACGGCCTCGGAATTATTTTTAATCAGAAAACTGATAGTTGATTTGGATAAAATTCGTAGCTTGTCGGAGAGATTCATGCAAGCGCTGCGTTCGCGGTTGTGCTCTTCGTAGAGCCTGTAGGGGATCTGGGGAAGTTTGGGCATAAAATAAATTAAAAAATAAAAGCAAGGATCCTGGTGGGCATGCTGGGATTTGAACCCAGGACCCCCACTTTATAAGAGTGGTGCTCTAACCAACTGAGCTACATGCCCATATAAATTAACCTAAAATTCAAAGCCTAAAGCTCAAAAGCAAAATAATAAAAAATATTTATTATGGTGGGTCCGAGAGGAGTTGAACCTCTGACCTCTTGCGTGTCATGCAAGCGCTCTAACCAACTGAGCTACGAACCCAATTTATTTTATTGACAATTAAAACTAGAACTATGATTATTTAAATTATAGAGTATTATGGTTTTATTTTCAATGGATGGGCCGGATAAATTCCCTTAGTTGATTTATAACTGCTTGTTCCGCCAAAATCAGTCGGGTTTCTTTTAGTTGAAAACAGGCCCGATTTTTTGTACCAGTGCCCTGCCATGGACTGGCAAGATCAAGGGCGTTGTAGTTGGGTGAGGTATAGATCTCTCCATTTATATTGCCAGTATTTGTTTCAAATAAAAGAACGGTAATTTTGATATGCGGGGAACGAGAGAGGAGTTCGTTTACTACGCCCTCTAGATCTTCAATAGAGCCACCGGATTTTTGAAAGTCAGTTTGGCTGACAAGAGACCAGGCCAGATTATAGTGGGTGTCTTGTTTGAGACGAGCCAAGATGCGGCCCCAGAGATTGAGGGTGGTGATGCTTTTGTTTTTATTGAGATTATTGATAATGTAGCTTTGATCTGCCCCGAGCTTCATAAGGTAAGAGGCATTGTGCAAACACTCCGGGGTAATAGCAGGGGTGCGGAAGTTTTCTGTTTTTAAAATAATACCGGAGAGTAGATTGGTAGCAATTTCTGAATTTATGTTTTCTGGTTGAGTGCTGTTTAAAAGATTGAAAAGCAACTCTGAGCAAGAAGAGGTGTTTAGGCTGATGTGGTTTATCTGCCCAAACCTTTCATTGGCGGGGTGATTGTCAATATTGATAATAGTAGTTTGGAAAAAAAATTCTGGCTCTTTAGAATAAAGACGCCCAAGAGATTCAAGGTCTTGGCAGCCGGCGGTAATAATTAAGTCATATTTATAATTACTGGGTTCTATCGTAATAGATTCTTTTTTAATTTCACCAGACAGGGGGGTAATATAAATTTTTAATTGATTGTTTTTGAGGTTGTAATTAAAATCTTTGACGGGATTTTTTTCGACATCTAGAGTTATGATTAGTTTTTTTAGTGGTTCATTGATTGTTTTAATGTTTTCTGAACCAAAGAGAAAAGAAAATTTATTTTTTAATTTTTCACTCACGACAATATCTGCTGGCTTGTTTATTTTTTGGAGAAACAATTTGAGCGCCAAGATAGAGGCGATGCCGTCGCCCGTATCGTTTTCGTTAGTAGTGAGTAGAATATGGTGTGAATTTTTGATTAATTCAGAAATTTGTTGGTTGAGGGTGAGAGACATTGGAGGAGCAATAAATTAAAAAATATTAAGTTAATATATAGGAGCACCCGGGATGTGTCAAGGGCGTAAATTGGCAAAAGAGCCTCAAATAAGGAGAAAAGGCTTCTTTTTTATTTGACTTTGCTTATTTTTTAACGTAAGATTGAATAATATGAATGTGACAGAATTGGCGAGAAAATTAAAGATTACACCAAACAAGTTGAAGGAAATAATGCCGCAACTCGGTTTTGATATTGGGGCGAGGGCGATAAAGGTGGATCCCAAGATGGCGCAGGCAATAATAGAAAAAATGTCTGATCCAGCGGTGAGAGAGAAATATTTGAATGAGGGTGAGCCTATGACAAAGAGAGAGACAGCCCAAGAAGAAAAAAAACAAGAAGGGGAAGTCGGTATTATAAAAGTACCAGAGAAAATAGTGGTAAAAGAGCTAGCGAGAAGAATGAACATACCGGTGGCTAATCTAATTTTAGAATTGATGAAAAATGGAGTGATGGCACCACTGAATCAATATATTGATTTTGAGACAGCGTCTATCATCGCTGAAGATATGGGTTTTGGGGTAGAAAAATCAGAGGAGAGTGATCTGGAAATAGATAATGAAGCGGAACAGAGGAAACTTTTGGCGATAGATCAGGACAGTGCTAGCCCAAGGCCGCCGATAGTAGTGGTGATGGGCCATGTGGATCACGGTAAAACAAAATTGTTGGATGCTATTAGAAATACAAATATAATGGAAGGGGAGGCCGGTGGTATTACTCAACATATTGGAGCTTATCAGGTGGAAAGAGGGGGAAGACTCCTGACCTTTATTGACACTCCAGGACACGAGGCTTTTTCGGCAATGCGTTCAAGGGGGGCCAAGGTGGCTGATATTGCGATACTTCTAGTGGCGGCTGATGATGGGGTCCAGCCGCAAACAATAGAGGCCTTGGCGCACATTAGAAAAGCCGAGCTACCATTTATTGTAGCAATAAACAAAATAGATAAACCCGGAGCCAACATAGAAAAAGTGAAGGGCGATTTGGCAAATATTGGTCTTGCACCAGAAGACTGGGGCGGAAAAACTATTTGCGTAGAAATATCGGCCAAGGAAAATATAAATATTTCTTTACTTTTAGAAAATTTATTTTTGGTGGCTGATTTAAATAAAGAAAAGATTGTAGCCAATATTTCCGTGGCGGCCGCCGGGACGATTATTGAATCACACATAGATAAGGGTGAGGGTCCAGTAGCGACTGTCTTGATCCAAAACGGGACGCTGATGGGGGGTGATTTGGTAAAGATCGGTAATGTGGTTGGCAAGATCAGAATAATGAAAAATTGGAAGGGAGAGCAAATAGAAAAAGCGACACCCTCAATGCCAGTAAGGATTTTGGGCTTAAAGGCGATACCCAGAGTGGGCGATATTTTGCAAGTAGTAGAGAATCAAAAAGAGTTGAAAAAATTGTCAAAGATAAAAATTAGCGAGCCGCAGAGGGTGGTCAGTAATACTTTTAACAGTCGGGATAAAAACAATGAGGAAGAAAATGAAAAGCCCAAAGTAAATATTATTCTCAAGTCAGATGTGTTGGGTTCGGTGGAGGCGATAATAGAGTCTTTACTAAAAATAGAAAAAGGGGGAGTCTCGGTCGCCGTGATAAAACAGGGCCTTGGTAATATAACCGAAAAGGATATAGAGCAGGCGGCGGCTCTTGGCGCGGAGGTGCTTGGGTTTAATGTAAAAATTACACCGGAGGCTAAAAAGATGTCTACAGACAAAGGGGTTGAAGCGGTCGTGTCTGGGGTTATTTATGATCTACTTGATTTTGTAGAAAAAAAAGTAATTGACTTGGCCGGAGTAGAAATAATAGAAAAGGTGGTTGGTCGCTTGAAGGTAGTGGCAATATTTAGAACAGAAAAGAGAGAACAGATTATCGGAGGAAAAGTGGAGAGTGGACGGGCGGTTCCAGAGATACAAGCGAGGGTTTTCCGGAAAAATCAATTGGTAGGCGAAATTAAAATAAAAGAGGTTGAGGCCGGTCGGACGAAAGTAAAAGAGGTTTTGGAGGGAGAGGAATGCGGCATGAGAATAGAATCAAAGATAGAAATAGAAAAGAATGATGTTCTGGAATTATTTACAAGAGAAGAGAAAAAGAGATATGGACAGTCATAAGGGAGAAAGAATGAACAATTTGATAAAAGAGGGCCTGGGGGAGATACTGCAGAATGAGGTGGAAATTGGGGAGGGAATTTTTGTTAGTATAGGTTCGGCAGAGGTGACGCCGGATTTGTCGCTGGCCAAGATATGGATAAACGTTTGGCCTTTAGAAAAATCCAATGAGGTATTAGAAATTTTAAAAAAGAACAATTTTAGATTGCGCCAAGAGCTGGCTGGTAAGATGGATTTGCGTCGGGTGCCAAGATTGTTTTTTCAGATAGATACGGAAGAAATAGAAGATGAGAAGCAGAGAAGGGTGGTGGATGATATTCTGGATAAAATAAGAAAAGAAGAAGGTTGACAGCTCTTTATCTGGCTGGTAGACTGGGATGATATGTTTAAAATAAATGAGGATAATAAAATAATTAGCCAGGCCACAATTTTGGCAGAAAAGATAGAGGGGGCTACGAATATTTTGATTTTTACCCATAAGGATCCAGACACTGATGCGATTGGCTCCCTTATGGTGATGTCTCGTTTTTTGTCCAAGAGGGGGAAAAATCACCAGATTTTTTTATCAATGCCTTTATTAGAAAGGTTTTTTTATTTAAAAGAGAGTGTCAGGATAATCGATGATAAGACAGAAATAAAAAGAGAAAATTTTGATCTGATTATTGGATTGGATTGCTCAAATTTGGATTGGAGCGGCATTGAGGAAGTATTGGTCAGAAAGAAAGCAGAGGGTGTTTTTTTTGTAAATATAGATCATCATCCAAATAGTAATTTTGCTGATTTAAATATAGTAGACAAGGGAAAGGCATCAACTACTTTATTGCTTTATAATTTATTTGTTTTGTGGAAAGTAGAAATTGATGAAAGGACGGCAACTCAAATTTTAGCTGGCTTAATAGCTGATACGAATTGTTTCACCAATACGGCTACTGGACCAGAGGCTTATTTCGCGGCGGCAGAGCTGTTGCGTCTGGGTGCACGCTATACTTATGTGGTGTCACAATTTCAAAGAAATGATCAGAGTAATTGGTTTGCCACTTGGTCAAAGATATTATCAAGATTGACAAAAAATGATAAAATTAATTTGGCTTATTCGGTGGTGTTACCAGAGGACGTTGAGGGCGGGGGCTCTGGGATATTGGATGGCGCAACCAATTTTTTGAGTAATTTGTCGGGCATTAGGATGGCGATGATAATTAAGGAAAGCGCCAGTGGGGAAATAAAGGTAAGCATGAGGTCGCTTGATGGCAAGATAAATGTAGCAAAATTGGCTCACGTGTTTGGCGGAGGGGGGCACGAGAAGGCGGCTGGGTTTTCGCTTCGGGGTAGAATAGAAAGGGAAAATAGATATTGGCAGATAGTATAAAGTAATTTTAAATTTTAAAATACTCAAATTATGTTTTTGATACCAACAGTGATAGAAAAATCTCAAATGGGGGAAAGGGCTTATGATATCTATTCTCGTCTTTTGAAAGATAGGATAATTTTTTTGGGTGATATGATCAGCGATCCTTTGGCCAACACAGTCATCGCCCAGATGCTCCTTTTGGATTCGCAGAATAAGGAAAAAGACATAAAACTTTATATAAATTCCCCCGGGGGGTCGGTGACGGCAGGTTTGGCCATTTATGATACGATGCAATATATCAAATCTCCAGTGCAGACGATCTGTATTGGCACAGCCGCCAGCATGGCAGCAGTGCTTTTGGCGGCAGGTGAAAAGGGGAAGAGGCTGTCTTTGCCCAACGCCGAGATAATGTTGCACCAGGTGATGGGCGGGGCAGAGGGGCAGGCGAGCGACGTAAAGATAAGGGCGGAACACATTTTAAAGATAAAAGACAAATTAAACAAATTAATAGCCAAGCATACTGGGCAAGAGCTCAAAAAGATAGAAAGAGATACAGACAGGGATTATTTTATGAGTGCAGAAGAGGCTAAAGACTATGGAATTATAGATAAAATTATAAGCAACTGATGGTCTTGCCAGTAGGTAAAAAAAATAGTAAGATAAGAATAAATTAATATAATAAAAATATGTCGACACCCACACAGAAACATACCAAGTCAAGAAAAAATATAAGAAGAGGAGCAATTCGCCTGAAAAAGATATCTTTGGCCAATTGTCCAAAATGTAAAAAACCCGTAAAACCACATACTGCCTGTGCTTTTTGTGGTAGTTATAAAGGTAAGGTGGTAAAAAAGGTGAGAGTGCCAAAATCCTTGCGTAAGTCCAAAAAACAGGAGAAGTCCAAAAAGTAACTAGTAACTAGCCCGCCTCGACTCGCATCGATGCGAGGCAGGTAACTGGTAATTTAAAATATTAAAAATAAAAATATGTCCAACCGTCATTTGGCGAGAACTGTGGCAATGCAGATTTTATTTGAATGGGATTTTAATAATCGTTCACAAAAGCTGAATGAGGTTATTGATTATAACATGGCAGAGTTTGGAGTCGGGCTGGAGGAAGATCGGGAATTTGTAGAAAAATTGGTGCGTGGGGTGGTGAAGAATATGGCAGAGATAGACAAGCTCATCGTACAATATGCGCCCGAGTGGCCAATAGAAAAAATAACAATTATTGACAGGAGTGTTTTGCGTCTAGGTATTTATGAACTGACGTTTGGCAAAGAGGTGCCACCAAAGGTGGCCATAAATGAGTCAATAGAGGTGGCCAAAACATATGGTGGTGAATCTTCGGGGCGATTTGTAAATGGGGTTTTGGGATCTGTTTATCGCGATGTTCAGGGCGAGCAGGAGGGGATAATTACACCGGAGAGTTTTAAAAAACAAAATAATATAGTAACTAGTAACTAGGAATAGGTAATTTATTATAAATTAATAGGACCAGATAGAGGGCAGATAGACTACAAATTTACAAATTATTTATTTGTGAGTTTGCAGTTGATTTGCGGATGTTTGGCCTTTGAAAAAATAATATGGAAAAAAGTGAGCAGATGAAAGATTTGGAAAAAAGATTGGGAGTAGAATTTAAAGATAAAAATTTGTTGAAAGAAGCATTGGTGCACCGTTCATATATCAACGAACACCCCAGTTTTGCCGTAAATCATAATGAGAGATTGGAATTTTTGGGAGATGCGGTACTGGAGCTAATTGTGACGGAGTATTTGTTTAGAAATTATCCAAATCCGGAAGGAGAAATGACGAATTGGCGGGCAGCGCTTGTTAATGCCAAGATGCTCGCGGAAATCGGAGGATCTTTCGACCTGTATGCTTATCTTTATTTGTCGAGGGGGGAGTCAAAGGATAATAATATTAAGGCAAAAAATTATATTATTGCCAATGCAGTAGAGGCGGTGATTGGGGCGATTTATATCGATCAGGGGTTTGAGGCAGCTAGGGTTTTTATTACCAATAATATTTTAGCGCGTTTGAATTATGTTTTGGAACACAAGCTGTACATGGATGCCAAGTCACACTTTCAGGAGATAACACAGGAAAAAATGGGGATTACGCCGAGCTACAAGGTGGTAGAAGAAAGCGGACCGGACCATAATAAAAAATTTGTCATCGGAGTATATTTGGGAGAGGAATTGATCGCTCGTGGCGAGGGTACGAGCAAGCAGGAAGCACAGATGGCCGCGGCGGAAAACGCGCTGATACAGTGGGAGAATGAGGGAAAGATATAGATTAATTTTTAATTTTATAATTTTTAATTTTTAAACAATTTTCAATTTTATAATTTTTAAAATAAGAAAGAGTGCCATGAGGCGCTCTTTTTGGTTTATAAAAAATAAAAAACCTGCCAAGACAATTTCGTCTGGCAGGTTTGCTCTGTGGGGGTGCCCCGACACTTTTTTCTGCCGCGCTCGGCAGGTGCGATGCGGGATTATGCCACAAAGGCTTCACCAGGGTGTTACGCCGCGGAACCTTCCGTCATCAGGTTGAAGGTTTGGCCGCGAATTTTGGTGGTGAGCATAAGCTCCCTCCTTTTTACCAGTATCGGCCACATTGGACCAGGATCTTCCTCTGGTCACAGTTGACTGCTATTTCAGTTTAACCCCGGGTTGTTTTTTTGTCAAAACCTTGACTAATTTTGATAAAAGTGTTAGGGCAAAAATAGGTCTTTGTGACTTGCAAAAAACATAAAAAATTAAATAGGGGCCGTGCAAACCCCTAGGAGGAAACGCTTGCACAATAATTCACGTGGTACAGAGCAGTTC
Proteins encoded in this region:
- the rnc gene encoding ribonuclease III, encoding MKDLEKRLGVEFKDKNLLKEALVHRSYINEHPSFAVNHNERLEFLGDAVLELIVTEYLFRNYPNPEGEMTNWRAALVNAKMLAEIGGSFDLYAYLYLSRGESKDNNIKAKNYIIANAVEAVIGAIYIDQGFEAARVFITNNILARLNYVLEHKLYMDAKSHFQEITQEKMGITPSYKVVEESGPDHNKKFVIGVYLGEELIARGEGTSKQEAQMAAAENALIQWENEGKI
- a CDS encoding ribosome-binding factor A; the encoded protein is MDSHKGERMNNLIKEGLGEILQNEVEIGEGIFVSIGSAEVTPDLSLAKIWINVWPLEKSNEVLEILKKNNFRLRQELAGKMDLRRVPRLFFQIDTEEIEDEKQRRVVDDILDKIRKEEG
- the nusB gene encoding transcription antitermination factor NusB encodes the protein MSNRHLARTVAMQILFEWDFNNRSQKLNEVIDYNMAEFGVGLEEDREFVEKLVRGVVKNMAEIDKLIVQYAPEWPIEKITIIDRSVLRLGIYELTFGKEVPPKVAINESIEVAKTYGGESSGRFVNGVLGSVYRDVQGEQEGIITPESFKKQNNIVTSN
- a CDS encoding translation initiation factor IF-2, giving the protein MNVTELARKLKITPNKLKEIMPQLGFDIGARAIKVDPKMAQAIIEKMSDPAVREKYLNEGEPMTKRETAQEEKKQEGEVGIIKVPEKIVVKELARRMNIPVANLILELMKNGVMAPLNQYIDFETASIIAEDMGFGVEKSEESDLEIDNEAEQRKLLAIDQDSASPRPPIVVVMGHVDHGKTKLLDAIRNTNIMEGEAGGITQHIGAYQVERGGRLLTFIDTPGHEAFSAMRSRGAKVADIAILLVAADDGVQPQTIEALAHIRKAELPFIVAINKIDKPGANIEKVKGDLANIGLAPEDWGGKTICVEISAKENINISLLLENLFLVADLNKEKIVANISVAAAGTIIESHIDKGEGPVATVLIQNGTLMGGDLVKIGNVVGKIRIMKNWKGEQIEKATPSMPVRILGLKAIPRVGDILQVVENQKELKKLSKIKISEPQRVVSNTFNSRDKNNEEENEKPKVNIILKSDVLGSVEAIIESLLKIEKGGVSVAVIKQGLGNITEKDIEQAAALGAEVLGFNVKITPEAKKMSTDKGVEAVVSGVIYDLLDFVEKKVIDLAGVEIIEKVVGRLKVVAIFRTEKREQIIGGKVESGRAVPEIQARVFRKNQLVGEIKIKEVEAGRTKVKEVLEGEECGMRIESKIEIEKNDVLELFTREEKKRYGQS
- the rpmF gene encoding 50S ribosomal protein L32: MSTPTQKHTKSRKNIRRGAIRLKKISLANCPKCKKPVKPHTACAFCGSYKGKVVKKVRVPKSLRKSKKQEKSKK
- the clpP gene encoding ATP-dependent Clp endopeptidase proteolytic subunit ClpP; its protein translation is MFLIPTVIEKSQMGERAYDIYSRLLKDRIIFLGDMISDPLANTVIAQMLLLDSQNKEKDIKLYINSPGGSVTAGLAIYDTMQYIKSPVQTICIGTAASMAAVLLAAGEKGKRLSLPNAEIMLHQVMGGAEGQASDVKIRAEHILKIKDKLNKLIAKHTGQELKKIERDTDRDYFMSAEEAKDYGIIDKIISN